In Pedosphaera parvula Ellin514, the following are encoded in one genomic region:
- a CDS encoding leucine-rich repeat domain-containing protein yields MTGLMIFTCSRVTNADQSGDWLFSTDGSTVSITGYVGSGGLVTVPGSINSLPVTSLADRAFYGNTAVKNVVIPDTVASIGTSAFTDCTGITNIGLGNGVRDIGVWCFQNCTNLPSINIPDTVTNIGAIAFGYCYRLTNINIGTGVSTLGVQPFYLCTNLTTITVDLLNGSFSTLNGALFDHDQTTLIVWPAGKSGNYTVPVTVTNIGNDAFQYCYKLTNVVFPDGLVRIGNGAFYNCTNLSSPAFPTNLAFIGDYAFQFSSKLTNIVLPASVINIGVATFGQCAALASFTVDPLNSSFSSVDGVLLDKSEKTLLQFPAAKLGSYVIPQTVTSIGNSAFSGARGLTRVSIPAGVTNIGNNAFYGCSTLSGVVLPRLTTIQSGTFSFCNNLQNIFIPASVTNIDLAAFSSCGNLKGVFFEGGPPTLGSSVFVGANVATVYFTPGTTGWGVTFGARPTLLWNPSADTADSTFGVQSNSFGFTIKGTMNIPVVVEVCTNLSSPAWIGLKSFNLTNGSVYISDAQWTNYSIRYFRFRSP; encoded by the coding sequence GTGACCGGCCTAATGATCTTCACGTGTTCAAGAGTGACCAACGCCGACCAATCCGGGGACTGGCTGTTTTCAACGGACGGGTCCACCGTGTCGATTACAGGCTATGTCGGATCAGGCGGGCTTGTGACCGTTCCGGGTTCAATCAACAGCCTGCCAGTGACGAGCCTCGCTGATCGTGCATTCTACGGGAACACCGCCGTGAAAAACGTGGTGATACCCGACACTGTTGCTTCGATTGGGACATCGGCATTCACCGACTGCACCGGCATCACAAATATCGGTCTGGGCAATGGCGTTCGCGACATAGGCGTTTGGTGTTTTCAGAACTGCACTAATCTTCCGAGTATCAACATTCCCGACACAGTCACAAATATTGGAGCAATCGCATTTGGGTACTGCTATCGGCTCACGAATATCAATATTGGCACGGGCGTCAGCACTTTGGGAGTTCAACCGTTCTATCTTTGCACCAATCTCACAACCATCACGGTTGATCTGCTGAATGGATCGTTTTCTACTTTGAATGGCGCTCTGTTTGATCATGATCAAACGACACTTATTGTTTGGCCCGCCGGAAAATCCGGCAACTACACGGTGCCAGTGACTGTGACAAACATTGGGAACGATGCATTCCAGTATTGCTACAAGCTCACCAATGTCGTGTTTCCCGATGGTCTGGTTCGAATCGGTAACGGCGCGTTTTACAATTGCACAAACCTGTCGAGTCCGGCGTTTCCAACGAATCTTGCATTCATCGGCGATTATGCGTTTCAATTTTCCAGCAAGTTAACGAACATCGTCCTGCCGGCGAGCGTCATAAACATAGGTGTTGCAACTTTCGGGCAATGCGCTGCGCTGGCATCGTTCACAGTCGATCCGCTCAACAGCAGTTTCAGTAGCGTGGATGGGGTTTTGCTCGACAAAAGCGAAAAAACGCTTCTGCAATTCCCTGCGGCGAAATTGGGCAGTTACGTCATCCCGCAGACAGTGACCTCCATTGGAAACTCGGCGTTTTCCGGCGCGCGCGGACTCACTAGAGTAAGTATACCTGCCGGTGTCACGAACATCGGCAACAACGCATTTTACGGCTGCAGCACGTTGTCCGGCGTCGTGCTTCCCCGGCTCACAACGATTCAGTCGGGCACCTTTTCGTTTTGTAACAACCTTCAAAATATTTTTATCCCGGCAAGCGTCACCAACATTGACTTGGCGGCTTTTTCTTCCTGCGGCAACTTGAAGGGCGTATTCTTCGAAGGCGGTCCTCCCACTCTTGGCAGCAGCGTCTTCGTCGGAGCGAATGTCGCAACCGTGTATTTCACGCCGGGAACAACTGGGTGGGGTGTAACATTCGGCGCGCGGCCGACACTACTCTGGAATCCATCGGCAGATACCGCCGACTCGACTTTCGGAGTGCAGAGTAATTCTTTCGGTTTTACCATCAAAGGGACGATGAACATCCCAGTTGTTGTCGAGGTGTGTACTAACCTATCGAGTCCGGCGTGGATCGGCCTGAAAAGCTTCAACCTTACCAACGGATCTGTTTACATTAGCGATGCCCAGTGGACAAATTATTCCATTCGTTACTTCCGATTCCGTTCGCCCTAA
- a CDS encoding YXWGXW repeat-containing protein has translation MRKEKLIALAAACVMAAGIVGTEAQPSVQLNFGNPGSPFAPNTMLVAPTMPPPLWRQPHPMAPGPGFVWVDGTWAWNGSAWVWVPGTWARPPFPRARWAPGHWDRRRGGSQWVGGRWR, from the coding sequence ATGAGAAAGGAAAAACTGATTGCTCTGGCTGCTGCCTGCGTGATGGCCGCAGGGATTGTCGGCACAGAGGCCCAGCCATCGGTACAACTCAACTTTGGAAATCCCGGCTCGCCTTTCGCGCCCAATACAATGTTAGTAGCACCCACTATGCCGCCGCCTCTCTGGAGACAGCCACATCCGATGGCCCCCGGGCCGGGGTTCGTGTGGGTGGACGGTACTTGGGCATGGAACGGAAGCGCATGGGTGTGGGTTCCCGGAACCTGGGCGCGACCGCCGTTTCCCAGGGCCAGGTGGGCTCCCGGCCACTGGGACCGCCGGCGTGGGGGCTCTCAGTGGGTTGGCGGACGTTGGCGATAA
- a CDS encoding FAD-binding oxidoreductase, whose product MLNTTTIDKFKAGLLGELIQRSDPQYEEARRLYNGMIDKRPLLIVRCADVADVISAVRFARENDLLTALRGGGHNGPGLGSCNDGLVIDLSLMKGVRVDPQNRTVRAEAGCTQGDVEHAAHAFGLAVPAGIVSTTGIAGLTLGGGHGYLTRKYGLTIDNLLEADVVLADGRLVTASAKEHEDLFWALRGGGGNFGVVTSFLYRAHPVSIVYGGPIFWELKDAPRVMKWYRQFLPQTPLDLSVFVNLGTMPSVDPFPKANWGKKTCGLVGCYTGPMEKAEEAVKPIRQELPPPMLDLMGPMPFPALQSLFDPLLPKGMQWYWKGDFIKELSDRAIELHIEHTTKAPTEASLAHIYPIDGAVHEVKRHETAWNCRDATWSMVICGIDPNPANAQALKAWAKGYWEALHPYNLKGAYLNFMMEEGEDRIRATYGDNYDRLVAIKKNYDPTNFFRVNQNIKPA is encoded by the coding sequence ATGTTAAACACCACAACGATTGATAAATTCAAGGCTGGGCTGCTCGGCGAACTAATCCAGCGTAGCGACCCGCAGTACGAGGAAGCCCGCAGGCTCTACAATGGCATGATTGACAAACGGCCGCTGCTGATCGTCCGCTGCGCGGATGTAGCTGATGTTATTTCCGCCGTGAGGTTTGCTCGCGAGAATGATCTCCTAACGGCGCTGCGGGGCGGAGGCCACAACGGGCCTGGACTCGGGAGCTGCAATGACGGGCTGGTAATTGACCTTTCCCTGATGAAGGGTGTGCGCGTTGATCCGCAAAACCGGACTGTACGGGCCGAAGCCGGATGCACGCAGGGCGACGTGGAACACGCCGCGCACGCGTTCGGATTAGCCGTGCCCGCGGGCATCGTCTCAACGACCGGCATTGCAGGCCTTACGCTTGGCGGCGGCCATGGGTACCTCACGCGAAAATACGGATTGACGATTGACAACCTGCTGGAGGCGGATGTCGTGCTGGCCGACGGGAGGCTGGTGACCGCCAGCGCGAAGGAGCACGAAGATCTCTTCTGGGCATTGCGGGGCGGAGGGGGAAATTTCGGCGTCGTGACGAGCTTCCTCTACAGAGCTCATCCTGTCAGCATAGTCTATGGGGGCCCCATCTTCTGGGAACTGAAAGACGCGCCGCGGGTGATGAAGTGGTACCGGCAGTTTCTGCCGCAGACTCCTTTGGACCTGAGCGTGTTCGTGAATTTGGGAACTATGCCCTCGGTGGACCCGTTCCCCAAGGCCAACTGGGGAAAGAAGACCTGTGGCCTGGTTGGTTGCTACACTGGGCCGATGGAGAAGGCGGAAGAGGCAGTCAAACCCATTCGCCAAGAGCTGCCGCCACCCATGCTCGACTTGATGGGGCCCATGCCGTTCCCGGCCCTGCAAAGCCTGTTTGACCCCCTGCTCCCGAAGGGCATGCAGTGGTACTGGAAAGGTGACTTCATCAAGGAGTTGTCTGACCGCGCCATCGAGCTGCACATCGAGCACACCACCAAGGCGCCGACGGAGGCTTCGCTCGCGCATATCTATCCGATAGACGGCGCGGTCCACGAGGTGAAACGACATGAAACCGCGTGGAACTGCAGGGACGCGACCTGGTCCATGGTCATTTGTGGCATCGATCCCAACCCTGCGAATGCGCAGGCGCTCAAGGCCTGGGCCAAAGGATACTGGGAGGCCCTGCATCCATACAATCTAAAGGGCGCCTATCTCAATTTCATGATGGAAGAGGGCGAGGACCGCATCCGCGCCACCTACGGCGATAACTACGACCGGCTGGTCGCGATCAAGAAGAATTACGATCCGACCAACTTCTTCCGCGTGAACCAGAACATCAAGCCCGCCTGA